In Alteracholeplasma palmae J233, a single genomic region encodes these proteins:
- a CDS encoding deoxyribonuclease IV gives MIKIGSHVSMSGDNMYYGSVLEALKYQSTAFMIYTGAPQNTIRKDISRLKINEALEKMEESGLDVKNVVVHAPYIINLANPDIEKREFGIFFLTEEVKRTAAMQVSQIVLHPGSAVGKDREQAIKWIAEGINQVFSNTKGLKVKIALETMAGKGNEVGKTFSELKSIIDLIEDKNRISVCFDTCHTHDAGYDIKNNFKDVIKEFDDIVGKQYISVFHINDSKNETNSHKDRHENIGFGHIGFDALMEVVYDEDFKDIPKILETPYVEDHAPYKEEIEMIREKKFNPNLKELITKG, from the coding sequence ATGATAAAAATTGGTAGTCATGTTTCAATGTCTGGAGATAATATGTATTATGGGTCAGTTTTAGAAGCCTTGAAATATCAATCAACTGCATTCATGATTTATACAGGAGCTCCTCAAAATACCATTAGAAAAGATATTAGTAGATTAAAAATTAATGAAGCGTTAGAAAAAATGGAAGAATCAGGATTAGATGTAAAAAATGTAGTTGTCCATGCTCCGTATATTATTAATCTAGCAAACCCAGATATAGAAAAAAGAGAATTTGGAATTTTCTTTTTAACAGAAGAAGTTAAAAGAACAGCAGCAATGCAAGTGAGCCAAATTGTTTTACATCCAGGAAGTGCTGTTGGAAAAGATAGAGAACAAGCAATTAAATGGATTGCTGAAGGCATTAATCAAGTCTTTTCAAATACTAAAGGATTAAAAGTTAAAATTGCTTTAGAAACTATGGCTGGTAAAGGAAATGAAGTTGGAAAAACTTTTTCTGAATTAAAATCAATTATTGATTTAATTGAAGATAAAAATAGAATTAGCGTATGCTTTGATACATGTCATACTCATGATGCTGGTTATGATATTAAAAATAACTTTAAAGATGTTATAAAAGAATTTGATGATATTGTAGGAAAACAATATATTTCAGTTTTCCATATTAACGATTCTAAAAATGAAACCAATAGCCATAAAGATAGACATGAAAACATTGGTTTTGGTCATATAGGGTTTGATGCTTTAATGGAAGTTGTTTACGATGAAGATTTTAAGGATATTCCTAAAATTCTTGAAACTCCATACGTTGAAGATCATGCCCCATATAAAGAAGAAATTGAAATGATTAGAGAAAAAAAGTTTAATCCTAACTTAAAAGAACTCATCACAAAAGGATAA
- a CDS encoding DEAD/DEAH box helicase, with the protein MDYIKEKLELLKFDELSPIQKEVFKNFKEQKNIVGLAPTGTGKTHAYLLPILSQINKDLNEVQAIILVPTNELVIQVNKMLKEIDEDIISKAYYGGNDKKRELDWLNNNQPQVVITTPGKLHDYVSKENKLKIHKAKYLVLDEADMMFDEDFLVKIDAVIENLNPKILLFSATITETMEPFIKKYFGSSIVIDTTNQHTLDISYYLLKTKLDNKLETLRQLTQTINPYLAFIFVSKKEDQQKIFAELQENKVNVANFSSDLNMKVRKKMIEDIHKLKYQYVVASDLAARGIDFTASHVIHYDLPYHLEFFKHRSGRTGRMGKSGDVIVLYDLKESRKIDKIKKMGITFKNASLTKGEFVIELPKVKEKDEEIITAVKAVKKSNKVKPNHKKKYRAEVKKAIKKVKRSRFQ; encoded by the coding sequence ATGGACTATATAAAAGAAAAACTAGAATTACTAAAATTTGATGAATTATCTCCAATCCAAAAAGAGGTATTTAAAAATTTTAAAGAACAAAAAAATATTGTAGGTTTGGCACCTACCGGAACAGGTAAAACACATGCCTACTTACTTCCTATTCTAAGTCAAATTAATAAAGATCTTAATGAAGTTCAAGCTATCATTTTAGTTCCTACAAATGAATTAGTTATACAAGTTAACAAGATGTTAAAAGAAATTGATGAAGATATTATTTCCAAAGCTTATTATGGTGGAAATGATAAAAAACGAGAATTAGATTGGTTAAATAATAACCAACCTCAAGTTGTGATTACAACACCAGGAAAACTTCACGATTATGTATCAAAGGAAAATAAACTAAAAATTCATAAAGCAAAATATTTGGTTTTAGACGAAGCTGATATGATGTTTGACGAAGATTTTTTAGTGAAAATTGATGCAGTAATAGAAAATTTAAATCCAAAAATACTTTTATTTTCTGCAACGATTACAGAAACAATGGAACCATTTATTAAAAAATATTTTGGTAGCTCAATTGTAATCGATACAACAAATCAACATACATTAGATATTTCTTATTATTTGCTAAAAACAAAATTAGATAATAAATTAGAAACTTTAAGACAATTAACACAAACAATTAATCCATATTTGGCATTCATATTTGTATCTAAAAAAGAAGATCAACAAAAAATATTCGCTGAATTACAAGAAAATAAGGTCAATGTTGCTAACTTTTCTTCAGATTTAAATATGAAAGTTAGAAAGAAAATGATAGAAGATATTCATAAATTGAAATATCAATATGTTGTCGCAAGTGATCTAGCAGCAAGAGGCATCGATTTTACAGCATCGCACGTGATTCACTATGATCTACCATATCATTTAGAGTTTTTTAAACATAGAAGCGGTAGAACAGGTAGAATGGGTAAAAGCGGAGATGTAATTGTTTTATATGATTTAAAAGAATCAAGAAAAATAGATAAAATTAAAAAAATGGGTATTACTTTTAAAAATGCATCGCTAACTAAAGGTGAATTTGTTATTGAATTACCTAAAGTTAAAGAAAAAGATGAAGAAATCATTACAGCTGTTAAAGCAGTTAAAAAGAGTAATAAAGTAAAACCTAACCATAAAAAGAAATACCGTGCTGAAGTTAAAAAAGCGATTAAGAAAGTTAAAAGGAGTAGATTTCAATGA
- a CDS encoding DNA polymerase IV, which produces MKREVKIIFHIDLNAFYATCAMIKEPYLKNKVFAIGGITSSRRGVLSTASYKARALGIRAGMSLKEALDIFPKLLVVPTDFPFYREKSREFINFLKKYSELILQASIDEAYLDVTELAKTKHPLEIAKEIQTRLVNEYQLPCSIGIAPTLYLAKMGSDMKKPLGITILRKRELKDTIWPLDINDSFGIGKKTAKLLKEKNIFTINDFLLKENKDKILTVMSEKNYLANVNEMIGESNNIVDPNKYALPQSISHETTLNYAIDQEEALLPFLMELSERVYLRLKKYKMVYKTVGIKLKSDQFKTINRSYTFFDYQDEAIVIKNQVEALLQEYYDGTPLRLVGVFIQNLLTEEQLKTEYDLFNYQKLTGKEEKINEVIKKINQKTANSIKKGIK; this is translated from the coding sequence ATGAAAAGAGAAGTTAAGATAATTTTTCATATAGATTTAAATGCTTTTTACGCCACTTGCGCTATGATAAAAGAGCCTTATTTAAAAAATAAAGTCTTTGCAATTGGTGGTATAACAAGTTCTAGGAGAGGGGTTTTATCTACCGCATCATATAAAGCTAGAGCTCTCGGTATTAGAGCAGGGATGAGTTTGAAAGAAGCTTTAGATATATTTCCCAAACTTCTGGTAGTTCCGACTGATTTTCCTTTTTATAGAGAAAAAAGTAGAGAGTTTATTAATTTTTTAAAAAAATATTCAGAACTTATTCTACAAGCATCCATTGACGAAGCTTATTTAGATGTGACTGAACTTGCTAAAACTAAGCATCCTTTAGAAATCGCTAAAGAAATCCAGACAAGATTAGTAAATGAATATCAATTACCATGTTCAATCGGTATTGCCCCAACGCTATATTTAGCTAAAATGGGATCTGATATGAAAAAACCATTAGGAATTACTATTTTAAGAAAAAGAGAATTGAAAGATACAATATGGCCTTTAGATATTAATGATAGTTTTGGTATAGGAAAAAAGACTGCTAAGTTACTTAAAGAAAAAAATATTTTTACAATTAATGATTTCTTACTTAAAGAAAATAAAGATAAGATTCTGACTGTTATGTCCGAAAAGAATTACTTGGCAAACGTTAATGAGATGATTGGAGAGAGTAACAATATTGTTGATCCTAATAAGTATGCGTTACCTCAGTCAATTAGCCATGAAACGACACTGAACTATGCTATTGATCAAGAAGAAGCACTTTTGCCTTTTTTAATGGAGTTGTCAGAAAGAGTTTACTTGAGATTAAAAAAATATAAAATGGTCTATAAGACTGTTGGAATTAAACTAAAAAGCGATCAATTTAAAACGATTAATCGTAGTTATACTTTTTTTGATTATCAGGATGAAGCAATCGTTATAAAAAACCAAGTTGAAGCATTACTTCAAGAATACTATGACGGTACACCTTTAAGGCTAGTAGGTGTCTTTATACAAAACTTATTAACAGAAGAGCAATTAAAAACAGAATATGATTTATTCAATTATCAAAAATTAACAGGAAAAGAAGAAAAAATCAATGAGGTTATAAAAAAAATTAACCAGAAGACCGCTAATAGCATTAAAAAAGGAATTAAATGA
- the recN gene encoding DNA repair protein RecN — MLETLKVKDFALIDDIEVEFYNGLTALTGETGSGKSILLESLSLIFGKRADQDLIRYQKDKAMIKAKFRLTKYQQEKLSLPELIEIFREVDSKGKHQIKLNNEPITLAKLKEISKVIGLIHAQTDTFNIMDKGLYLDFLDQMDYATIDPLVNDYIFLKESYTNALKEYKGIKLKKEESVERIDFLTYQVKELEQLSLKVNEKEEVDEALSKLSNFDKIKQALQTSYEKLENDRFSLDAIYDSYQALHKVASFDKKYEDLSESLLSQYYVLDEVKNEIYKQLDSLDFDENEFNELQERSYELAKIETKYQKSINELIVYLEEIKDELSLITDYDNYVKKALEKVETNYNKALNKAIELSKKRKLLATILEKNILLELKDLDLEKSVFKIEFEPLEEKPELLENGIDKIEFMISLNEGEPVKILSKVASGGEKARFMFALKSIYAKTHQLSLLVLDEIDIGISGKTASKVASKMKELSKDIQTLVITHLPQVAAKADYHYLIAKEKVIDRMVSKINKLDSEQRVHAIALMLSDDRVTKEAIALAKSLLEK, encoded by the coding sequence ATGTTAGAAACACTTAAGGTAAAGGATTTCGCTCTAATTGATGATATTGAAGTAGAATTTTATAACGGACTTACTGCCTTAACTGGTGAAACAGGAAGTGGAAAGTCTATTCTTTTAGAATCACTATCTTTGATTTTTGGTAAAAGAGCCGATCAAGATTTAATTAGATATCAAAAAGATAAAGCAATGATCAAAGCTAAGTTTAGACTCACAAAGTATCAACAAGAAAAACTCTCATTACCTGAACTTATAGAGATTTTTAGAGAAGTCGATAGTAAGGGAAAACACCAAATTAAGCTGAATAATGAACCCATTACTTTAGCTAAATTAAAAGAAATTAGTAAAGTAATTGGACTTATTCACGCTCAAACAGATACATTTAATATCATGGATAAAGGATTATATTTAGATTTTTTAGACCAAATGGATTATGCAACTATTGATCCTTTAGTTAATGACTACATATTTTTAAAAGAAAGTTATACTAATGCTTTAAAAGAATATAAGGGAATCAAACTTAAAAAAGAAGAATCAGTTGAAAGAATAGATTTTTTAACATATCAAGTCAAAGAATTAGAACAACTCAGTTTAAAAGTAAATGAAAAAGAAGAAGTCGATGAGGCTTTATCTAAATTATCTAATTTTGATAAAATAAAACAAGCCTTACAAACATCATATGAAAAACTAGAAAACGATAGATTTTCACTAGATGCTATTTATGATAGTTATCAAGCACTTCACAAAGTAGCCTCTTTTGATAAAAAATACGAAGATTTATCTGAAAGCCTGTTAAGCCAATATTATGTTTTAGATGAAGTTAAAAATGAAATATATAAACAGTTAGATTCTCTTGATTTTGATGAAAATGAGTTTAATGAACTTCAAGAAAGAAGTTATGAACTTGCAAAAATTGAAACAAAATATCAAAAATCAATTAATGAACTGATCGTTTATTTAGAAGAAATAAAAGATGAATTAAGTTTAATTACTGATTATGATAATTATGTAAAAAAAGCCTTAGAAAAAGTAGAAACAAACTATAATAAAGCGCTTAATAAAGCAATTGAATTGTCAAAAAAAAGAAAGTTGTTAGCGACTATATTAGAAAAAAATATTCTCTTAGAACTCAAAGATTTGGATTTAGAAAAATCAGTTTTTAAAATTGAATTTGAACCTTTAGAAGAAAAACCTGAATTACTTGAAAATGGTATTGATAAAATTGAATTTATGATTTCTCTTAATGAAGGCGAACCAGTAAAAATATTATCTAAAGTAGCAAGCGGCGGAGAAAAAGCTAGATTCATGTTTGCTTTAAAAAGCATTTATGCTAAAACACATCAGTTAAGTCTTTTAGTATTAGATGAGATAGATATCGGAATTAGTGGAAAGACAGCTTCTAAGGTAGCCAGCAAGATGAAAGAACTAAGTAAAGATATACAAACATTAGTTATTACTCACTTACCACAAGTGGCTGCTAAAGCTGATTACCACTATTTAATTGCAAAAGAAAAAGTAATTGATAGAATGGTTTCTAAAATTAATAAATTAGACAGTGAACAAAGAGTACATGCAATCGCATTAATGTTATCAGATGATAGAGTAACCAAAGAAGCAATCGCCTTGGCTAAAAGTCTTTTAGAAAAATAA
- a CDS encoding TlyA family RNA methyltransferase: protein MRLDHYLVAYDLVSTRSEGQDLIKQGFVLVNDKQVTKSGYELKETDVITLLKTRKYVSRAGEKLEHAINEFKIDFTDKVVVDVGSSTGGFTQCALNYKAKLVYAYDVGTEQLDKSLRDHSKIILNEQTNILDVTIPEHDIMTIDVSFTSIIPILRHISNSNKELIALIKPQFEVSPKELKKGILKNIKVEKQVIEKIVNEVNVLGYEINGFMPSIIKGKDGNQEFLIYLKK, encoded by the coding sequence ATGAGATTAGATCATTATCTTGTTGCCTATGATTTAGTGTCAACCCGTTCAGAAGGACAAGATCTTATTAAACAAGGCTTTGTGTTAGTAAATGATAAACAAGTTACTAAATCTGGATATGAATTAAAAGAAACTGATGTTATAACATTACTTAAAACTAGAAAATATGTCAGCCGTGCTGGAGAAAAATTAGAACATGCTATTAATGAGTTTAAAATAGATTTTACTGATAAAGTGGTTGTTGATGTAGGTTCATCAACAGGTGGCTTTACACAATGTGCTTTAAATTATAAGGCTAAACTAGTTTATGCTTATGATGTTGGAACAGAACAACTAGATAAGAGTTTGCGTGATCATTCTAAAATTATATTAAATGAACAAACAAATATATTAGATGTTACTATTCCAGAACACGATATCATGACGATTGATGTATCATTTACTTCAATTATTCCAATACTAAGACATATTTCAAATAGCAATAAAGAACTTATAGCACTTATTAAACCCCAGTTTGAAGTATCTCCTAAAGAGTTAAAAAAAGGAATATTGAAAAACATTAAGGTTGAAAAACAAGTCATTGAAAAAATAGTCAACGAAGTCAATGTATTAGGTTATGAAATTAATGGCTTTATGCCTTCAATTATTAAAGGTAAAGATGGTAATCAAGAATTTTTAATCTATTTAAAAAAGTAG
- the xseB gene encoding exodeoxyribonuclease VII small subunit encodes MNKSFEEQLKQLETVVKELENKDISLDDAIKKYKEGIELSKVCYEKIKQAEELVIKEIK; translated from the coding sequence ATGAACAAAAGTTTTGAAGAGCAACTTAAACAATTAGAAACAGTCGTAAAAGAGTTAGAAAATAAAGATATTTCTTTAGACGATGCAATTAAAAAGTATAAAGAAGGTATAGAACTTTCTAAAGTATGTTATGAAAAAATAAAACAAGCAGAAGAGTTAGTGATAAAGGAAATTAAGTAA
- the xseA gene encoding exodeoxyribonuclease VII large subunit, whose product MEQRYLTVAALTKYIKTKLETDKHLQTILIKGEISNFKRHNTGHFYFVIKDEEAQISAMMFANLASKILFEPKDGDHVLIQATINLYAPRGTYSLNVYEMSLDGIGDLYLKYEALKKELEAKGYFNQEHKRAIPKFPKRIGVITSNTGAVIEDIKNTVRRRYLLTEIYLYPALVQGEYAKESIVKQINKANQDNLVDTLIVGRGGGSIEDLWAFNEKEVIEAIFNSKIPVITAIGHETDFTLSDFVSDLRAPTPTAAAELATPNKDDLLEKIKENKRLLNYHINAKFDYLKQTILYLEERLSNLSPKRKIEDSYKELNHQMMYLNKNYESIITTYKHKIDTLTQKVVSPQEKILMYKEQLKYLDNFLNEKYQQRIKDKTLSYLIQLEKLKGLDPLTFMNKGFALVKMNDNVVTSVSNIKIKEELTIEFKDGFVKTIVKEKREK is encoded by the coding sequence ATGGAACAACGTTATTTAACGGTTGCCGCTTTAACTAAATATATTAAAACTAAATTAGAAACAGATAAACATCTTCAAACAATTTTGATCAAAGGTGAGATATCTAATTTTAAAAGACATAATACTGGTCACTTTTATTTTGTAATAAAAGATGAAGAGGCACAAATATCAGCCATGATGTTTGCTAATTTAGCCTCTAAAATTCTTTTTGAACCAAAAGATGGTGACCATGTTTTAATTCAAGCGACAATTAATTTATATGCACCAAGAGGAACTTATAGCCTAAATGTATACGAAATGAGTTTAGACGGTATTGGTGATCTTTATTTGAAATATGAAGCACTAAAAAAAGAATTAGAAGCTAAAGGATATTTCAATCAAGAACATAAAAGAGCCATTCCTAAATTTCCTAAAAGAATAGGAGTTATCACTTCTAATACAGGAGCTGTTATAGAAGATATTAAAAATACTGTTAGAAGAAGATATTTACTTACAGAAATATATTTATATCCAGCATTGGTTCAAGGTGAGTATGCAAAAGAAAGTATTGTTAAACAGATTAATAAAGCAAACCAAGACAACTTAGTAGATACTCTTATTGTTGGTCGTGGTGGAGGTTCTATAGAGGATTTATGGGCTTTTAATGAAAAAGAAGTCATTGAAGCGATTTTTAATTCTAAAATTCCTGTCATTACTGCAATCGGGCATGAAACAGACTTTACGCTATCAGACTTTGTCTCAGATTTAAGAGCACCAACGCCGACTGCCGCAGCTGAACTTGCAACTCCAAATAAAGATGATTTACTAGAAAAAATAAAAGAAAATAAAAGATTATTAAACTATCATATAAATGCTAAGTTTGATTATTTAAAACAAACTATTCTTTATTTAGAAGAAAGACTTAGTAATTTGAGTCCCAAAAGAAAAATAGAGGACTCTTATAAAGAACTCAATCATCAAATGATGTACTTAAATAAAAATTACGAAAGTATTATTACTACTTATAAACATAAAATAGATACATTAACGCAAAAAGTAGTTTCACCTCAAGAAAAAATTTTGATGTATAAAGAACAACTTAAATATTTAGATAATTTCTTGAATGAAAAATACCAACAACGAATCAAGGATAAGACACTTTCATACCTTATTCAATTAGAAAAGTTAAAAGGTCTAGACCCGCTAACTTTCATGAATAAAGGCTTTGCCTTAGTTAAAATGAATGATAATGTAGTAACAAGCGTTTCAAATATTAAGATAAAAGAAGAACTCACCATAGAATTTAAAGATGGATTTGTAAAGACTATTGTTAAAGAAAAGAGGGAAAAATAA
- a CDS encoding transcription antitermination factor NusB produces MKNKTKDSFVKQTNVVKLDEVLFMNDARRKLREEVMELLYQYDFYESKFELKNELFSPESIDLFNQVIKELEQVDLLIEKNLFDYSLNRLNKVDKAIIRLATYELLKKELAHTIVINEAIELTKEFSNLDDAKQHRFTNKVLDQIYQSIK; encoded by the coding sequence ATGAAAAATAAAACAAAAGATTCTTTTGTTAAACAAACAAATGTGGTAAAATTAGATGAGGTGTTATTTATGAACGATGCTAGAAGAAAACTTCGAGAAGAAGTAATGGAATTATTATATCAATATGATTTTTATGAAAGTAAATTTGAACTTAAAAATGAATTATTTTCACCTGAAAGTATAGATTTATTCAACCAAGTAATAAAAGAATTAGAACAAGTTGACTTACTTATTGAAAAGAACCTTTTTGATTATAGTTTAAATAGATTAAACAAAGTAGACAAAGCAATCATTAGATTAGCAACTTATGAACTATTGAAAAAAGAATTAGCTCATACAATTGTAATCAATGAAGCAATTGAACTGACAAAAGAATTTTCAAACTTAGATGATGCTAAACAACATCGTTTTACGAATAAAGTATTAGATCAAATTTATCAATCAATAAAGTAG
- a CDS encoding ABC transporter substrate-binding protein, whose translation MKKTLLVILTAVASLVLAACDSRPTMVLYNWGEYIDPELVKAFEKEEGIRVNQVMFTSNELAITKIQGGDKYDVIIPSEYGTEHLIQLDLLAKIDWTKIDAFNKDTEFASGLNSLLERLKNETNGYDFLEYSVPYFWGNVGLLYNKNKVEKSELETRNWEILKDTKYKVSLYDTSREGLLVALKNAGKSMNSEQTDEINAAKNWLIDLKNDHGNNVSFVTDQILDQMINPKQMAYDISVAYSGDSVYLMSENDQLGYYVPTTGTNIWVDGMVIPKNANQEFAYKFINFISRHENAKANAEFIGYTSPFTNIIAELTEEGGEFADFKDAYQIVFHENDEIYRHNETAKKLIDEAWNQVKAK comes from the coding sequence ATGAAAAAAACATTATTAGTTATATTAACTGCAGTAGCTTCATTAGTGCTTGCTGCTTGTGATAGTAGACCTACAATGGTTCTTTACAACTGGGGAGAATATATTGACCCAGAATTAGTTAAAGCTTTTGAAAAAGAAGAAGGAATCAGAGTAAACCAAGTTATGTTCACTTCAAATGAATTAGCAATTACAAAAATTCAAGGTGGAGATAAATATGATGTGATTATTCCTAGTGAATATGGAACAGAACATTTAATTCAATTGGATTTATTAGCTAAGATTGACTGGACTAAGATTGATGCATTTAATAAAGATACTGAGTTTGCTAGTGGATTAAACTCATTATTAGAAAGATTAAAAAACGAAACAAATGGTTATGATTTCTTAGAATACTCAGTACCTTACTTCTGGGGTAATGTTGGATTGTTATATAATAAAAATAAAGTAGAAAAATCTGAACTTGAAACTAGAAACTGGGAAATATTAAAAGACACTAAATATAAAGTATCTTTATATGATACTTCAAGAGAAGGTTTATTAGTTGCTTTGAAAAATGCAGGTAAATCTATGAATAGTGAACAAACGGATGAAATCAATGCTGCTAAAAATTGGTTAATTGATTTAAAAAATGATCATGGTAATAATGTATCATTTGTAACAGATCAAATCTTAGATCAAATGATTAACCCTAAACAAATGGCATATGATATATCAGTAGCTTATTCAGGAGATTCTGTATACTTAATGTCAGAAAATGATCAATTAGGATATTACGTACCAACAACAGGAACTAACATTTGGGTAGATGGTATGGTTATACCTAAAAATGCTAATCAAGAATTTGCATATAAATTTATTAATTTTATTTCAAGACATGAAAATGCTAAAGCAAATGCAGAATTTATTGGATATACATCACCATTTACTAATATTATTGCAGAATTAACTGAAGAAGGCGGAGAATTCGCAGACTTTAAAGATGCATACCAAATTGTATTCCATGAAAATGATGAAATATACCGCCACAATGAAACTGCTAAAAAATTAATTGACGAAGCATGGAACCAAGTGAAAGCTAAATAG
- a CDS encoding ABC transporter permease: MLRNRKTLPKIYITIILLLIYIPIISLVIFSFNGSTGRTASLVHWNFFSFQWYEKLFTDPTIKSAVWVTLEIAFLSTLISTIIGTMAAISLSKSKKVFRNVTLSANNIPIVNPEIITALSLFVLFGSIGITSGFWKMLLAHISFSVPYVLITVYPKVRSLDDNLIDAAYDLGATPIKTMFKVVLPQLKGSMIAGAAIAFAMSFDDFIISYFVGGESYQNISAYIYSLRGTINPSVNALSTIIIFVIGIKVTIDYIRSKRRIEKE, encoded by the coding sequence ATGCTTAGAAATAGAAAAACACTTCCTAAAATATATATTACAATCATTTTATTATTGATTTATATTCCCATTATTTCATTAGTCATATTTTCATTTAATGGTAGCACAGGAAGAACGGCTTCCTTAGTACACTGGAATTTTTTCAGTTTTCAGTGGTATGAAAAACTATTTACTGACCCAACCATTAAATCAGCTGTATGGGTAACCTTAGAGATTGCATTTTTATCAACACTTATATCAACCATTATTGGCACAATGGCCGCAATCTCTCTTTCAAAGAGTAAAAAAGTATTTAGAAATGTCACATTAAGTGCTAATAATATTCCAATTGTGAACCCTGAAATTATTACCGCATTATCCTTATTTGTCTTATTTGGATCAATTGGTATTACATCAGGTTTCTGGAAAATGCTTTTAGCTCACATCTCATTTAGTGTACCATATGTTTTAATCACGGTATATCCTAAAGTAAGAAGTTTAGATGATAATTTAATAGATGCTGCCTATGACTTAGGAGCAACCCCAATAAAAACAATGTTTAAAGTAGTTTTACCACAACTTAAAGGATCAATGATTGCAGGAGCAGCAATTGCCTTTGCAATGTCATTTGATGATTTTATTATTTCATACTTTGTTGGTGGGGAATCTTACCAAAACATCTCAGCTTATATTTACAGTTTAAGAGGAACAATTAACCCTTCGGTTAATGCTCTTTCAACCATTATTATATTTGTTATTGGTATAAAAGTAACAATAGATTATATTAGATCCAAAAGGAGAATAGAAAAAGAATGA
- a CDS encoding ABC transporter permease: MTNQGIIKINRKDKLTLEKAIGLPYYIILIGLVLIPVIVMVFYSVQESASGLFSSRFTLSHYASFLSKVDFINVMINSIWLAVLATIITLLIAYPLALAVTKFKLVSQGLLVLLITGTMWINMILRTNALVQIFSMIHAFTGVRLLETNLASVIGMVYIFLPYMFLPIYTVLSKIDHSLIEAAEDLGANKYQVLKQVVIPLSLPGVTSGLTMVLLPAATTIAIPRYLGPTTKLMIGELIENEALLSGKINSASAIAILLSVIMILMLIGLKKIDRYKGSEKNA, translated from the coding sequence ATGACAAATCAAGGCATTATAAAAATTAACAGAAAAGATAAACTAACCCTTGAAAAAGCAATTGGACTACCATACTACATTATCTTAATAGGATTAGTATTAATACCGGTTATTGTCATGGTATTTTACTCAGTTCAAGAAAGTGCATCAGGACTTTTTAGCAGTAGATTTACACTGAGCCACTATGCATCATTTTTATCTAAAGTAGATTTTATCAATGTCATGATAAACTCTATATGGTTGGCGGTTTTAGCGACTATTATCACACTCTTGATTGCCTATCCTTTAGCACTTGCTGTAACTAAATTTAAACTAGTCAGTCAAGGCTTATTAGTTTTATTAATTACTGGGACAATGTGGATTAATATGATTTTAAGAACAAACGCATTAGTGCAAATATTTAGCATGATTCATGCATTTACTGGAGTGAGACTGCTTGAAACAAATCTAGCAAGTGTCATAGGAATGGTTTATATCTTCCTACCATATATGTTTTTACCAATATATACGGTTTTATCTAAAATTGATCATAGTTTAATTGAAGCAGCAGAAGACTTAGGAGCAAACAAATATCAGGTTTTAAAACAAGTGGTCATTCCTTTATCACTACCAGGGGTTACATCAGGACTTACAATGGTTTTATTACCAGCAGCAACAACGATTGCTATCCCAAGATATTTAGGACCTACTACCAAACTTATGATAGGTGAGTTAATTGAAAATGAGGCCTTATTAAGTGGAAAAATTAACAGTGCTTCAGCAATAGCAATCTTACTATCAGTTATTATGATTTTGATGTTGATAGGATTAAAGAAGATTGATCGATATAAAGGAAGTGAAAAAAATGCTTAG